Proteins from a genomic interval of Paenibacillus lentus:
- a CDS encoding MFS transporter, with the protein MNNLVENKPVVNLAKVVPVILLLMIFSLVIDNSFKIISPDLVDYFGVSASTVSWQVTLSGLVIGIGAVVYSSLSDSISIRNLLTLGILLICVGSLLGYVTHENYWLIVVSRIIQSAGLGATETLYLVFITKYANKQEQKKYMGFSTSSFQIATVIGTLTGGFVATYLAWENLFLIPLLSLLLLPFILKQLPKEEKKKNNVDFIGLIIIAVIATSIMLYMSSFNWGLFILFIVSVIGFLLYISKNKNAFISIEFFKNKPFIFGLLVAFILNSLYSAYALNTLSFLLTSVYEINLDTVSLMFIPACILAASVGALSGKIGKYLNSKQCVSLAIGLILISLLLGAFFIKVSIAVFVVSLILFSCSFALLYAPLIDIAIKKVPTEKSGTALGFYNLCISIAMSVGFTYSALLIDKKDLQFGFLRFVTEEATALNYSSIVIVLAAIAVLAFILFWVLLGRKSGNHTQVN; encoded by the coding sequence ATGAATAATTTAGTTGAAAATAAACCAGTAGTAAACTTAGCAAAGGTCGTTCCAGTCATCTTACTTTTGATGATCTTTTCCCTCGTTATAGATAACTCTTTTAAGATTATCTCACCAGATTTAGTTGATTACTTTGGCGTATCCGCAAGTACGGTTAGCTGGCAAGTTACGCTTTCAGGGCTGGTTATTGGTATCGGTGCAGTAGTCTACTCATCATTATCTGATTCGATCAGTATACGCAACTTATTAACGCTAGGAATCTTATTAATTTGTGTAGGTTCTTTACTTGGTTATGTGACTCATGAGAATTATTGGTTAATCGTGGTTTCGAGAATTATCCAATCTGCTGGCTTAGGCGCAACGGAAACTCTATATTTGGTGTTTATCACGAAATATGCAAATAAACAAGAACAGAAAAAATATATGGGATTTAGTACAAGCAGCTTTCAAATTGCTACGGTTATTGGTACATTAACAGGCGGATTTGTTGCTACTTATCTGGCCTGGGAGAACCTGTTCCTAATCCCACTGCTGAGCTTGTTGTTGCTGCCATTTATTCTTAAGCAATTGCCAAAAGAAGAAAAGAAGAAAAATAATGTAGACTTTATAGGGCTCATTATTATTGCTGTTATTGCTACTTCCATCATGCTGTACATGTCTTCGTTCAATTGGGGACTGTTTATACTCTTCATCGTATCTGTGATTGGATTCTTACTTTATATCAGTAAAAATAAAAATGCTTTTATTTCGATTGAGTTCTTTAAAAATAAACCATTTATATTTGGGTTACTTGTCGCATTTATTCTTAACTCTCTATACTCGGCCTATGCGCTGAATACACTATCGTTTTTGCTGACCTCGGTATATGAAATTAATTTGGATACGGTTTCCTTAATGTTCATACCCGCATGTATACTAGCGGCGAGCGTTGGGGCTCTATCGGGTAAGATCGGAAAGTACTTGAATAGTAAGCAATGTGTTTCCTTAGCCATTGGTTTAATTCTAATCAGTTTATTACTTGGAGCCTTCTTTATCAAAGTATCCATTGCCGTTTTTGTTGTATCGCTTATTTTGTTCTCTTGCAGTTTTGCACTTCTTTATGCGCCACTTATCGATATTGCGATTAAAAAAGTGCCTACTGAAAAATCTGGTACCGCTTTAGGATTTTACAACTTGTGCATCAGTATTGCAATGTCCGTTGGCTTCACTTACTCCGCCCTATTGATCGATAAAAAAGATCTACAATTCGGCTTCTTGCGTTTTGTAACAGAGGAAGCAACAGCATTGAATTATAGCAGTATCGTCATCGTTCTTGCGGCCATTGCTGTTTTAGCCTTTATTCTGTTTTGGGTTTTGTTGGGTCGTAAATCAGGGAATCACACTCAAGTAAACTAG
- a CDS encoding DUF2634 domain-containing protein, translated as MIPTNDGLQHDFELENQPTKTFKLNLDKNRIVGKIDEIEALKQAIFLILSCERYEHIIYSWNYGFESNDLIGKPIDFVMSEVKRRILEALLQDERITGVDSFEFNRNKKKLHVTFTVHSIYGDFTEETAVNHQND; from the coding sequence ATGATTCCAACCAATGATGGATTACAACATGACTTTGAACTTGAAAATCAACCAACCAAAACCTTCAAATTGAATCTTGATAAAAATCGCATTGTTGGCAAGATTGATGAAATCGAAGCCTTGAAACAAGCGATTTTTTTAATTTTGTCATGTGAAAGATATGAACACATCATTTATAGCTGGAACTATGGGTTTGAAAGCAATGATTTGATTGGTAAACCTATAGATTTTGTTATGTCTGAAGTGAAAAGACGAATTCTGGAAGCTTTACTACAGGACGAAAGAATTACAGGTGTAGATAGTTTTGAATTTAACAGAAATAAGAAGAAGTTACACGTAACCTTCACTGTTCATTCCATTTATGGCGATTTTACAGAAGAAACGGCGGTGAATCATCAGAATGACTGA
- a CDS encoding XkdQ/YqbQ family protein, whose translation MNKIELIIQNGSNIFYPVVEEGITWETARKGVPGKLTFTVVKDGSLNFQEGNAVRLNFGGKNVFYGFIFTKKRDKGNTINVIAYDQLRYLKNKDTYVYTNKTASDFIKMIAADFRLNTGTIENTPYKIASRVEDNKTLFDMIQNALDLTLENKKQLYVLYDDFGKLTLKNIESMKLDLLLDEDTAENYDYTSSIDSNTYNKIKLSYENEKTGKREIYIAQDSNNMNNWGILQLFETIQEKTNGKVKADTLLALYNRKTRNLSVKDAFGDVRVRGGSSVVVKLSLGDVNVQNYMIVETAKHIFKNNEHFMDLKLRGGDFVA comes from the coding sequence TTGAATAAGATTGAATTAATAATTCAAAACGGTTCAAATATCTTCTATCCAGTAGTGGAAGAGGGAATCACCTGGGAAACTGCGAGAAAAGGCGTTCCAGGAAAATTAACCTTTACCGTTGTTAAAGATGGGTCACTTAATTTTCAAGAAGGAAATGCAGTCAGATTAAACTTCGGTGGTAAAAACGTTTTTTATGGATTCATCTTTACAAAGAAACGTGATAAGGGTAACACAATTAATGTTATTGCTTACGATCAACTTAGATACTTAAAAAATAAAGATACTTACGTTTACACAAACAAAACTGCTAGTGATTTTATAAAAATGATTGCAGCGGATTTTAGACTTAACACAGGAACAATTGAGAATACACCTTATAAAATTGCTTCTAGAGTCGAGGATAATAAAACATTGTTTGATATGATTCAAAATGCTTTGGACTTAACGCTAGAAAACAAAAAGCAGTTGTATGTGTTATATGATGATTTCGGAAAATTAACTTTGAAAAATATTGAATCCATGAAACTTGATCTTCTACTTGATGAAGATACCGCTGAAAACTATGATTACACTTCAAGTATTGATAGTAATACTTACAACAAAATTAAGTTATCCTATGAGAACGAGAAAACAGGGAAACGTGAAATCTATATTGCCCAGGATTCAAATAACATGAACAATTGGGGGATACTTCAGCTTTTCGAAACCATCCAAGAAAAAACTAATGGAAAGGTTAAAGCTGATACGCTACTTGCACTCTATAACAGAAAAACAAGAAATCTAAGTGTGAAAGATGCATTTGGTGATGTTCGTGTTCGGGGTGGAAGTAGTGTAGTAGTGAAATTGAGTCTTGGTGATGTGAATGTACAAAACTATATGATTGTTGAAACTGCAAAACATATATTCAAAAACAATGAACACTTTATGGATTTGAAATTAAGGGGCGGTGATTTCGTTGCATAA
- the deoB gene encoding phosphopentomutase, producing MKKFNRIHLIVMDSVGIGEGKDAAKFNDVGSHTLLHIAEHMNGLNLPNLAKLGLSNIEEIPGVPKADQPLAYYTKLQEKSVGKDTMTGHWEIMGLNIDKPFNVYPNGFPDELIKQIEDVTGRKVVANKPASGTAIIDEYGEHQMKTGDLIVYTSADPVLQIAAHEDIIPLEELYDICEKVREITKDPAYLIGRIIARPYVGEPGNFTRTSNRHDYALKPFNKTVMNSLQDGGYDVIAIGKINDIFDGEGVTEAIRTKDNMDGMDKLLEVMKQDFTGMSFLNLVDFDALYGHRRDPEGYGKALEEFDKRLDEVFDAIREDDLVIITADHGNDPTFEGTDHTREYIPVLAYSKQFKDSGKLPEHDTFADIGATIADNFDVDLPEHGESFLQYLK from the coding sequence ATGAAGAAATTTAATCGTATACATTTGATCGTCATGGATTCCGTGGGAATTGGGGAAGGAAAAGATGCAGCCAAGTTTAACGATGTGGGTTCCCACACCTTACTGCACATTGCAGAACATATGAACGGGTTAAATCTACCTAACCTAGCTAAGTTGGGTCTGTCCAATATTGAAGAAATCCCAGGAGTGCCAAAAGCGGATCAACCTCTTGCTTACTACACGAAATTACAAGAAAAATCAGTTGGCAAAGATACAATGACGGGACATTGGGAAATCATGGGTTTGAATATTGATAAGCCGTTTAATGTGTATCCAAATGGATTTCCAGATGAATTAATTAAACAGATCGAAGACGTTACGGGACGAAAAGTGGTAGCGAATAAGCCTGCAAGTGGCACAGCCATTATTGATGAATATGGCGAGCATCAAATGAAAACAGGGGATCTGATTGTCTATACATCTGCTGACCCGGTTCTGCAAATTGCAGCCCATGAAGATATCATTCCCTTAGAAGAATTATACGATATTTGTGAAAAGGTTCGGGAGATCACGAAGGATCCTGCCTATTTAATTGGCCGAATTATCGCCAGACCTTATGTGGGTGAGCCTGGAAACTTTACGCGAACCTCCAATCGTCATGATTATGCCTTAAAACCTTTCAACAAAACGGTCATGAATAGTCTGCAAGATGGAGGCTATGATGTTATTGCCATTGGCAAGATTAATGATATCTTCGATGGCGAAGGAGTTACAGAAGCCATTCGTACGAAAGACAATATGGATGGTATGGATAAACTGCTTGAAGTGATGAAGCAGGATTTTACGGGAATGAGCTTTTTGAATTTAGTTGATTTCGATGCCTTGTATGGTCACCGTCGTGATCCGGAAGGCTATGGTAAAGCACTCGAGGAATTTGACAAGCGATTGGATGAAGTATTCGATGCAATTCGCGAAGATGACTTAGTGATAATTACGGCTGACCATGGGAATGACCCGACATTTGAGGGGACAGACCATACTCGTGAATATATTCCTGTGTTGGCTTATTCCAAGCAATTTAAGGATAGCGGCAAATTACCTGAGCATGATACATTTGCTGATATTGGCGCAACGATAGCAGATAACTTTGATGTTGATCTGCCAGAGCACGGCGAGTCTTTCTTGCAATATCTAAAATAA
- a CDS encoding phage tail protein, protein MATFTKNYNLIKPGEDEFYDIGVNNNNADIIDEKLKELEDGLSKVEVPLATTTEPGITQLSSATDSNREDRAATSKAVKVAYDAATAAQTTANAANMAAEAAKTLGNERKAEVVAALVAKGISASTSESWDSLITKMAGIIKATGNATAADVLSGKTFSNAGGNSLTGTMINRSAESHHQLATDTAREPGIRVFFQPPAGYYNGSSWVYAASPQLAAENLPKDVNIFGIQGILERLTTAEKEALAYAITTKSIVASVDDSNTVLAQKIHQIPMKRTAQGEGVTDSNGYIRVRGLDFSPETFFYRYKRWSSYFGIAHRGNISTNLINENGYYKSFGGHWYVDGLRIDTNTGKADESFAWYAIE, encoded by the coding sequence GTGGCAACGTTTACTAAAAATTATAACTTGATAAAACCAGGTGAAGATGAATTTTACGATATAGGTGTTAACAACAACAATGCGGACATAATTGACGAGAAATTAAAGGAATTAGAAGATGGATTAAGCAAGGTTGAAGTGCCGCTTGCAACGACAACAGAGCCTGGTATTACTCAATTATCTAGTGCAACAGACAGTAACCGTGAAGATCGTGCTGCGACTTCAAAAGCCGTTAAAGTTGCATATGATGCTGCTACAGCGGCACAAACAACGGCGAATGCAGCAAATATGGCAGCAGAAGCTGCAAAAACGCTTGGCAATGAGCGAAAAGCGGAAGTGGTTGCCGCGCTTGTTGCCAAAGGAATTTCGGCATCCACTTCGGAAAGTTGGGATTCGTTGATTACAAAAATGGCAGGGATTATCAAGGCGACTGGGAATGCTACAGCGGCAGATGTGCTGTCGGGGAAGACGTTTAGTAATGCTGGTGGGAATAGTCTAACAGGAACGATGATCAACCGTAGTGCTGAAAGCCATCACCAACTAGCGACAGATACAGCCAGAGAGCCGGGGATTAGAGTATTTTTTCAGCCACCAGCTGGGTACTATAATGGCAGTTCGTGGGTATATGCAGCGTCACCGCAGCTTGCTGCTGAAAATCTACCAAAGGACGTAAACATATTTGGTATACAAGGAATTTTAGAAAGGTTAACCACTGCGGAAAAGGAAGCTTTAGCCTACGCTATTACAACTAAGAGTATAGTTGCATCAGTCGACGATTCTAACACCGTTTTGGCGCAAAAGATTCACCAAATTCCGATGAAGAGAACGGCACAGGGAGAGGGCGTTACAGACTCTAACGGTTACATTAGGGTTCGAGGTTTGGATTTTTCGCCGGAAACATTTTTCTATCGTTACAAGCGTTGGAGTTCTTACTTCGGGATAGCGCATCGGGGGAATATCTCGACAAATCTAATAAATGAAAATGGTTATTATAAATCATTCGGAGGTCATTGGTATGTAGATGGTCTTAGAATAGATACCAATACAGGCAAGGCTGATGAATCATTCGCATGGTATGCCATCGAATAA
- a CDS encoding DUF2577 domain-containing protein, translating to MNDIAKLIKRAALEAMLESKPTSIVFGTVTSVEPLKITVEQKLTLSIAQLILTNNVRDYEVEMTVEHRTEKYKIHNALDIGDEVILLQIQGGQRYIVLEKVIGA from the coding sequence ATGAATGATATTGCCAAACTAATTAAACGTGCAGCGCTTGAAGCTATGCTGGAATCTAAGCCAACATCCATTGTGTTTGGAACGGTTACGAGTGTTGAACCTTTAAAAATCACAGTTGAACAAAAGCTTACTTTAAGCATTGCTCAATTAATTTTGACCAATAATGTAAGGGATTATGAAGTAGAAATGACAGTTGAACACCGAACGGAGAAATATAAGATTCATAACGCATTAGATATTGGTGATGAGGTCATTCTTCTTCAAATTCAAGGCGGTCAAAGGTACATTGTACTAGAGAAGGTGATAGGTGCATGA
- a CDS encoding baseplate J/gp47 family protein produces MTEVFNLDTSYEDLLAQKLMQVDESLDRREGSIIFNATAANTLETIQMLVTLKHMTDLVFADTAPREYLIRRAAERGLFPLGSTKAKLKGVFNIDVPIGSRFSLDELNYEVIEQIATGEFVLECETSGEVGNQYLGTLIPVDYIDGLTAAELTSVLIPGEDEEDTEVFRKRYFNSFNSISFGGNRADYKSKVGGLNGVGGVRVYRAWNGGGTVKLVIINSLFEKPTQKLINEVQEAVDPLDKQGEGLGIAPIDHVVTVVGVNQFPIEITLNLTYRDGWNWGDVESSVQIAIDDYFKELATEWATAQTYEEDHTGLIVRVSQIETRLLSVEGILDISDTLLNGTSSNIELDMESIPVRGGISA; encoded by the coding sequence ATGACTGAAGTATTTAATTTGGATACAAGTTACGAGGATTTATTAGCCCAAAAGCTAATGCAGGTTGATGAATCGCTTGATAGAAGAGAAGGTTCAATAATTTTCAATGCGACAGCGGCGAACACCTTAGAAACCATACAAATGTTGGTCACACTGAAGCACATGACTGATCTAGTCTTTGCTGATACCGCACCAAGAGAATACTTAATTAGGCGAGCGGCTGAACGAGGGTTATTCCCACTAGGATCAACAAAGGCAAAATTAAAAGGGGTATTCAACATTGACGTACCCATTGGTTCACGGTTCAGCCTGGATGAATTAAATTATGAAGTCATTGAGCAAATCGCAACAGGCGAATTCGTACTGGAATGTGAGACTAGCGGCGAAGTTGGAAACCAATATTTAGGTACACTGATTCCAGTTGACTATATTGACGGTCTGACCGCTGCTGAATTAACAAGTGTACTTATTCCTGGTGAAGATGAAGAAGATACCGAAGTGTTCAGAAAACGTTACTTTAACAGTTTTAATTCAATTTCTTTTGGTGGGAATCGTGCTGATTACAAAAGTAAAGTTGGTGGACTTAACGGCGTTGGTGGTGTGCGGGTTTACAGGGCTTGGAACGGTGGAGGAACAGTAAAACTAGTCATTATTAACTCACTCTTTGAAAAGCCTACCCAAAAATTGATTAATGAAGTGCAGGAAGCAGTTGACCCATTAGATAAGCAAGGGGAAGGCTTGGGGATTGCGCCAATAGATCACGTTGTCACCGTGGTTGGCGTTAATCAATTTCCGATTGAAATTACATTGAACCTTACCTATCGTGACGGCTGGAATTGGGGTGATGTTGAATCAAGTGTGCAGATTGCCATTGATGACTATTTTAAAGAATTAGCTACAGAATGGGCAACTGCTCAAACCTACGAGGAAGATCACACAGGCTTAATCGTTAGAGTGTCCCAAATTGAAACTAGGTTACTTAGCGTTGAAGGCATCTTGGATATATCGGACACACTGTTAAACGGTACATCATCGAACATTGAATTGGACATGGAGTCAATACCTGTTAGGGGTGGTATTAGTGCCTAA
- a CDS encoding putative phage tail protein, which yields MPKEVDILSYLPPVLHEIKELVEIANIENHTLSELWNKVDDVLNNQFISSINTDGAERYEKMLNISAPATDTLETRRFRILTKNQEQAPYTYKVTKQLLNSLLGEGHYEMTRNVAEKSLTVKVELTVKGQFEAVKVMLERITPQNMILTVELRCNQNSLLKQYRHSQLAAYTHQQLRSEVLN from the coding sequence GTGCCTAAAGAAGTTGATATATTAAGCTACTTACCGCCTGTATTGCATGAAATAAAAGAGTTAGTTGAAATAGCAAATATTGAAAATCACACACTGTCTGAACTATGGAATAAAGTCGATGATGTGCTTAACAATCAATTTATTTCTTCGATTAATACTGATGGCGCTGAACGCTATGAGAAGATGCTAAATATTTCTGCCCCTGCAACGGACACCTTAGAAACTAGAAGATTTAGAATATTGACTAAAAATCAGGAGCAAGCGCCGTACACTTATAAAGTGACAAAACAACTTTTAAACAGTTTGCTGGGCGAAGGTCATTATGAAATGACTAGAAATGTTGCTGAAAAAAGTCTAACAGTAAAGGTGGAACTTACTGTTAAGGGTCAATTCGAAGCAGTGAAAGTGATGCTGGAACGTATTACACCACAAAATATGATTCTTACAGTTGAATTAAGGTGCAATCAAAATTCACTTTTGAAACAGTATAGGCATAGTCAATTAGCTGCATACACGCACCAACAACTAAGGAGTGAGGTGTTAAATTAG
- the deoD gene encoding purine-nucleoside phosphorylase: MTNTAKETAHIKPNGVEIAETILLPGDPLRAKFIAETFLEDYQCFNEVRGMLGYTGTYKGKKISVMGTGMGPASMGIYSWELINVFGVKNLIRIGTCGAMQEDIELYDVIFGMGASTDSNYGHQFNLPGQYSLTASFELLEKAKKIADDQGQKVHVGNILSSEIFYNADPTAIKKWQDVGILGVEMESVALYWNAAQARVNALCILTVSDHLLTGAKTTPEERQTAFTKMMEIALDLA; the protein is encoded by the coding sequence ATGACGAATACAGCTAAAGAGACAGCTCATATTAAACCGAACGGGGTAGAAATAGCCGAAACGATTCTGTTGCCTGGAGACCCTTTAAGAGCAAAGTTTATTGCGGAAACTTTTTTAGAAGATTACCAGTGCTTTAACGAGGTAAGAGGAATGTTAGGGTACACCGGCACTTATAAAGGGAAGAAAATCTCTGTCATGGGTACTGGAATGGGACCAGCGAGCATGGGGATCTATTCTTGGGAATTAATCAATGTATTTGGGGTTAAGAATTTAATCCGAATTGGGACTTGTGGTGCAATGCAGGAAGACATTGAGCTATATGATGTTATTTTTGGCATGGGAGCTTCAACGGATTCCAATTATGGGCATCAATTTAATTTGCCTGGACAATACTCATTAACGGCTTCCTTTGAGCTTTTGGAAAAAGCTAAGAAAATAGCGGATGACCAAGGGCAAAAAGTCCATGTCGGCAACATTTTATCCAGCGAAATATTTTACAATGCCGATCCGACAGCGATCAAAAAATGGCAGGATGTAGGGATTCTAGGCGTAGAAATGGAATCTGTAGCACTCTATTGGAATGCCGCACAAGCGCGTGTAAATGCACTATGTATTCTAACTGTAAGTGATCATCTTCTTACAGGTGCAAAGACCACTCCTGAGGAGCGTCAAACTGCATTTACTAAAATGATGGAGATCGCATTGGATTTAGCATAA
- a CDS encoding GntR family transcriptional regulator, with amino-acid sequence MNTKQLNKLKRPLYINVYDELLLQIKKGEYQPGTQLPSEPELARKLGVSRATLRQALVLLQDDGLVRNLRGKGNFVLESSYNQKEQENVQLEKLSNPMHKCHISTFDQIDLHYRLDPQTEHTKQVLKRYSSPVVALERLYRQEGDLLAYAFTFMPIQTVENLSLDLDHKEKMLEFLENEAYLDANYGNIEIKYTHTVNLADPKEKLIGQDECFLLLETLYSKAEADYPLMYTKFYIPQQFSNIKFNAYNS; translated from the coding sequence ATGAATACAAAGCAACTAAATAAATTGAAACGGCCACTTTATATCAATGTATATGACGAGCTTCTTCTTCAGATTAAGAAAGGAGAATATCAACCAGGTACTCAGCTTCCTTCAGAACCGGAATTAGCTAGAAAACTAGGGGTTAGTCGTGCAACTTTAAGACAAGCTTTAGTCCTGTTGCAAGATGATGGATTAGTAAGAAATCTACGCGGCAAGGGAAATTTTGTGCTTGAATCCTCTTATAATCAAAAGGAACAAGAGAATGTTCAATTAGAAAAATTAAGCAATCCTATGCATAAATGTCATATAAGTACATTTGATCAAATTGATTTACATTATCGGCTTGATCCGCAAACGGAGCATACGAAACAAGTATTAAAAAGGTACTCTTCTCCAGTCGTAGCTTTAGAACGTTTGTATAGACAGGAAGGCGATTTGCTTGCTTATGCCTTTACTTTTATGCCTATCCAAACGGTAGAAAATTTATCTCTGGATCTTGATCACAAAGAGAAGATGCTAGAATTTCTAGAGAACGAGGCCTATCTGGACGCTAACTATGGAAATATTGAAATCAAATATACGCACACCGTTAATTTAGCTGACCCGAAGGAAAAGTTAATTGGACAAGACGAATGCTTCCTACTACTAGAAACCCTTTACAGCAAAGCAGAGGCGGATTATCCACTAATGTATACTAAATTTTATATACCGCAGCAGTTTTCGAATATAAAATTCAATGCATATAACAGCTAG
- a CDS encoding N-acetylmuramoyl-L-alanine amidase family protein → MSNRVVFDIGHGSNTFPPNKGIYLPGGGSFAEHDFNAAVAIKAKRLAEYNGFEVLLSQQPYQKDVPLSSRTSYINVEHKKNPILCCLSFHANASANNSASGYGVFYWNTSQNGKRLAEIWNKYAIQKLNIPQWGSGVWQSKLGDWTNFHMVRETLMPAILIEHFFFTNPSELQKCNTPGFIDLCAEVAVRTICDYAGRGFKSLNDAEQSKSQTKSDVSSWAKEAYEFVTKNGISDGTRPKDPVTREEVWSMLQRYSVIQK, encoded by the coding sequence GTGAGTAACAGAGTAGTATTTGATATTGGTCATGGTTCAAATACCTTCCCGCCAAACAAGGGAATTTACCTTCCGGGCGGTGGTTCATTTGCGGAACATGATTTCAATGCAGCAGTTGCAATCAAGGCAAAAAGACTTGCTGAGTATAATGGATTTGAAGTATTACTTTCACAACAACCTTATCAAAAAGATGTACCGTTATCGTCCAGGACTTCTTATATTAATGTAGAACATAAAAAGAATCCCATCCTTTGTTGTCTATCCTTCCATGCAAACGCAAGCGCCAATAATTCCGCAAGTGGATATGGTGTTTTTTACTGGAACACATCACAAAACGGCAAACGATTAGCTGAAATTTGGAATAAGTATGCAATACAAAAATTAAACATTCCACAATGGGGTTCGGGTGTTTGGCAATCTAAACTTGGCGATTGGACAAACTTCCATATGGTACGGGAAACGCTAATGCCTGCAATATTAATTGAACACTTTTTCTTTACTAACCCTTCTGAACTACAAAAGTGTAATACACCTGGTTTCATTGACTTGTGTGCAGAAGTAGCGGTAAGAACCATTTGTGACTATGCTGGAAGGGGGTTCAAATCTTTGAATGATGCTGAACAGTCAAAATCACAAACCAAATCGGATGTATCAAGTTGGGCAAAAGAAGCGTATGAGTTTGTAACCAAAAACGGCATATCTGATGGTACAAGACCAAAAGACCCTGTTACCAGGGAAGAAGTTTGGTCTATGTTACAAAGGTACAGCGTGATACAGAAATGA
- a CDS encoding NCS2 family permease — protein MDRFFKLKEHGTNVRTEIIAGITTFMTMAYILFVNNLFLGPDGAGIPSDGVFFATAVGAGLVTIVMGLFVNIPIALAPGMGLNAYFMTVVLSSNGAVTWQAALGAVFISGIIFLILTVTKIRQMLLVAVPESIKSAITVGIGLFVAIIGFKMSDLIGIKLNGPVEDFTHQVPGSFFNLGLGDFVNNSGVQLTLIGLILIAILMALRVKGALLIGIVATTLIGIPMGVTDVSGLSGASWFPNVNELAVGKLDIMGALKLGLFEIVLVFTFVELFDTFGTLVGTATRAGLMKNKEEGEKKIGKAMLVDAAGVSAGAVLGTSTITSFVESTAGVAEGGRTGLTAVTTGVLFLLALFIAPLAGVVPSAATAPALIIVGVLMMGQVRNIEWDDFLHAFPAFLTIVLMPFTGGIANGISAGIISYVVLGACSNLFTNKKVKVHWLMWVLAILVLCRYIFLGAE, from the coding sequence ATGGATCGGTTCTTTAAGCTTAAGGAACACGGCACAAATGTAAGAACAGAAATTATTGCAGGTATTACGACGTTCATGACGATGGCATACATCCTGTTCGTGAATAACCTGTTCTTGGGCCCGGATGGCGCGGGTATCCCTTCAGACGGTGTATTTTTTGCTACTGCGGTTGGTGCAGGTTTGGTTACAATCGTTATGGGATTGTTCGTTAACATCCCAATTGCGCTTGCCCCGGGTATGGGTCTGAATGCGTATTTCATGACTGTCGTTCTCAGCTCTAACGGAGCAGTCACATGGCAAGCGGCTCTAGGCGCTGTCTTCATTTCAGGTATTATCTTCCTGATCCTTACGGTGACGAAAATTCGTCAAATGCTCCTTGTAGCAGTGCCGGAAAGTATTAAGTCGGCCATTACAGTCGGTATCGGTCTTTTCGTGGCCATTATTGGTTTTAAAATGAGCGACCTTATCGGTATTAAACTGAACGGGCCTGTTGAAGACTTTACGCATCAGGTGCCGGGAAGCTTTTTTAACCTCGGACTTGGTGATTTCGTAAACAACTCGGGTGTGCAATTAACACTAATCGGTCTTATCCTGATCGCCATTCTTATGGCCCTTCGTGTCAAAGGTGCATTGCTGATCGGTATCGTAGCAACGACGTTGATCGGTATTCCAATGGGTGTGACCGATGTCAGCGGATTGTCCGGTGCAAGCTGGTTCCCGAACGTAAATGAGCTAGCTGTCGGCAAGCTCGATATTATGGGTGCGCTCAAACTTGGTTTGTTTGAAATCGTATTGGTGTTCACTTTCGTTGAACTGTTCGACACGTTTGGAACTCTGGTAGGTACAGCAACACGTGCCGGTTTGATGAAGAATAAGGAAGAAGGCGAGAAGAAGATCGGCAAAGCGATGCTGGTTGATGCGGCTGGCGTTAGTGCTGGTGCGGTTCTCGGTACGAGTACGATCACTTCTTTCGTTGAAAGTACAGCGGGTGTAGCCGAAGGTGGGCGTACCGGACTTACAGCCGTAACGACAGGCGTTCTGTTCTTGCTTGCGTTGTTCATCGCTCCTCTTGCAGGCGTTGTTCCTTCCGCAGCAACAGCGCCAGCGCTGATTATCGTCGGTGTGCTGATGATGGGACAGGTCCGCAATATCGAGTGGGATGATTTCCTTCACGCATTCCCAGCGTTCTTGACTATTGTGCTTATGCCGTTTACTGGCGGTATTGCTAACGGTATTTCGGCGGGTATTATTTCTTATGTTGTTCTTGGCGCTTGCAGCAACCTCTTTACGAACAAGAAGGTTAAAGTTCACTGGTTAATGTGGGTACTCGCGATTCTGGTGCTTTGCCGCTATATCTTCTTGGGCGCTGAGTAA